GCAGACGATCGATTCGTTTCTTGCTTCCCCACCAACCGGTGGAGTTGGGCAAGATCCAGCGCATGCTCGAAGCGGCCCGCATCGCATCGCACTGGGGCAACGTGAACAGTCTGCGCGCCATCGTCATCGAGCGTGACAAAGCACCGAAGGAAGTGCTCGACGCCCTGCCCTCCCCGGTGGGCGGCTACCAGATCGAGCTCGCACCGGTCATCATCGTTTGGTACCTTGAGACGGCGTGTACGGATCACATCGGCACACGCCTGCGTGAGCTCCTCGCCGCGGGCGCCATCGGATACGGTCCCAACAAGAAAACGGCGCTGGAGAAGACGCTGGTCCCCATAATGGAGAATGCCGGCGATGCGTTGAAGATGCCCGGCCTCAGCGAGGTCGATTGCGGACAGGGCATTGCCCAGGCCACGTTGATGGCCTTCGAGCAGGGGCTCGGCACCTGCTGTCTGGGAAGCGGTGATCCTGACGGCATCCGACGGAAGCTCGGCCTGCCCGACACCTGCCGTGTGCTGGTGACGCAGACCGTCGGCTACCCGGCTGAGGATCCCGGAGCCGGTGGCCAGCGGCCGCGCTTGCCTTTCGAGACGCTCTTTCAATTGAACGGGTATAACACTCCCTTCCCGCGCGCAGCTGAAGTCGTTGCGGAACTGCAGGGCGACGGCATGCTCCAAGACCCGGCTCCATTGCCGTGGCGCGAGGCCGAGCTAGAGTATCTACGACGAGCCCTCGACCTCAAAGGTGAAGGGCTGATTTGAAGAGCGTTCAGCCGTCAGCCGTCAGCCTTCAGCGGTCAGCTGGGATAAAGAGCCGCTCAGAGCTGAGAGGCTGTGAGGAAATTGGTACGAAGGCAAATGAGATTTCGTCAGCACAATCTGTGTGAGCGGCCGAAGGTCGCCAATGGTGGTATAGGCTTCCAGCCTGTACCAGTGAACGTGCGGGCGAACGGCCGCCGGGTTAGTACAGGCTGGAAGCCTATACCACCGGCATTACGCCTCTTTGGCGCAACCCAAGGCGGAATCGCCGTGGTCGCGGACCACGCATTTCCTCATAGCCTCTGAGAGCTGACCGCTGAGAGCTGAAAGCATTCTCGAAGGAAGGAGAGACCATGCGCTTGAATGCCATTATCGCCGGTGTCGGCATGACCCGGTTCATGAAGTATCCCGACAAGGGTTTGAAGGAACTCGGCACGGAAGCCACCCGTGCCGCAGTCGCCGACGCCGGGCTCGAGCTGGGTGATCTCGAAGCGGCGTACGTGGGCAACTGCGCCGCAGGCTTGATCACCGGACAAGAATCCATCCGCGGGCAAGTGATTCTCGGCACCATCGGCATCGGCAAGATCCCGATCATCAACGTCGAGAACGCCTGTGCCAGTGGCTCCACGGCACTGTTTCAGGCAAGTGCCATGGTGTCCACCGGCCTGTACGACATCGTGCTCGCGCTCGGTGTCGAGAAGCTCACGCACCCGGACAAGATGCGCAGCTTCGCCGCCTTCGCCGGCGCGGTGGATGTCGACGAGCTGAACGAAATGATTGCGTCTCTCAGCAAAGCGGCCGAGTCCGATACCAGCGGCGCCGGCCAGAACCGGTCTATGTTCATGGACATCTATGCCATGGCTGCCCGGGCCCACATGAAGAAGTACGGCACCACAAAGGAGCAGTTCGCCAAGGTGGCCGCGAAGAGCTCGTTCCACGGCAGCTTGAATCCGCGGGCGCAGTTCCGTGAAGCACTGACGGTGGAGCAGGTGTTGAACGACCGGCTGATCGTGGAGCCGCTGACCCGGTCGATGTGCTCGCCCATCGGCGATGGCGCCGCCGCCGCAGTCGTGGTCAGCGAGCGCAAGGCCCGGCAACTCGGCATCAGCAAGCCGGTCCGGATCTCCACCATGGTGATGCATTCGGGTTGGAATCACCGGGATGATGAACCGGATACCGTCCAGCTGTGTGCGCGTGAGGCCTACGAGCAGGCCGGCGTGGGACCGCAGGACCTGAACGTGGTCGAATTGCACGATGCCTCGGCTCCCGCCGAGATCATTGGCTACGAGCAGTTGGGACTTTGTCCTAAAGGCGAAGGTGGCAAGCTGGTCGAGTCGGGCGCCACCAAGCTCGGCGGACGCATACCCGTCAACACGTCAGGCGGCCTGTTGCGCAAGGGGCACCCGGTCGGCGCCACCGGCATCGCGCAGATCGTGGAGTTGACCGAACAGCTGCAAGGGCGCTCCGGCCAGCGCCAGGTCGAGGGCGCCAAGCTCGCGCTGGCACAGAATGGTGGCGGCAAGAAAGGCAACGACGCCGCCGCCATGCTGGTGACTATCCTCCAGCGATGACGGCTCAGGCATAGGGCTCATCGCACAGGGGTCGTCGATGCGTGAGCGCAACGAACTGATCCTCGCCGATCTCATCGAGATCCGGGCCGAGCAGCGTCCGGATCTCGACGTGCTCACCTTCGAGCACTTGAGTCTCGACGGCGGGGCGACGCCGGATGAGGTCCGCACCTTCGCCGCCCTGCAGGCGAATGCCAACCGCATCGCCGCCGGATTGATCGCCAACGGCCTGCGGCGCGGCGACCGCTTCGGGATCATGATGCGCAACCATCCCGAGTTCGTGGAGGCGATGGTCGCGGCCTCCATCACAGGCGGCGTGTTCGTGCCCATCGACCCGCGCACGCGCGGTGACAAGCTGGCCTACATGCTCGGCAATTCCGGTTGCGCTGGGATCATCTGCGCCGATTACTGCCTGGCGGATATCGACGCCGTGCGCCGGCGGCTTCCGGATCTGAAGTGGGTGCTCGCGCTCGAGAGCAGTGAGGCCACCGCTGCCCTGTCGAGCTTCGGCGGCGTCGAGCCATTGCGCCAAGTCCTGTCGAAGCCGGCCGCGACCATTGATGTCCGCGTCGACAGCCCGGATGCCCCGCTCCAGATCATGTACACCTCGGGGACCACGGGAGACCCGAAAGGCATCGTCGGAGTCAACTCCCGCTTCTGCCTGGCCGGGATGCTCGGCATGCTCTTCAACTATCAGCCGGACGATCGGCCCTACACGGGTCTTTCCTTCACGCACGGCAACGCGCAGTCGATGACCTTGATGCCCTCGCTCAGCATGGGGCTGCGGGCCGTCATCAGCCAGCGCTTCACCAAATCCAAGCTGTGGGACGTCTGTCGCCGGTACGGCTGCACCACCTTCTCGATCCTCGGCGGCATGGCGACGGCCATCTACAGCGAGCCGGCCAAGCCGAATGACGCCGACAACCCGGTACGGGTCATTATCAGCGGCGGCATGCCGGCCGTCATCTGGGAGGCCTTCGAGAAGCGCTTCAACGTCAAGATCATGGAGTTGTACGGCGCCATGGACGGCGGCGGCATGGCCTACAAGCCCGTCGGTCAGGGACCGGTCGGCTCCTTCGGGAAACCGATGCCCGGCCTCGAAATGAAAATCCTCGACGCGGACGGTAACGAGTGCCCACCCGGCGTGGTGG
The DNA window shown above is from Candidatus Binatia bacterium and carries:
- a CDS encoding nitroreductase family protein; the protein is MELREVIGRRRSIRFLLPHQPVELGKIQRMLEAARIASHWGNVNSLRAIVIERDKAPKEVLDALPSPVGGYQIELAPVIIVWYLETACTDHIGTRLRELLAAGAIGYGPNKKTALEKTLVPIMENAGDALKMPGLSEVDCGQGIAQATLMAFEQGLGTCCLGSGDPDGIRRKLGLPDTCRVLVTQTVGYPAEDPGAGGQRPRLPFETLFQLNGYNTPFPRAAEVVAELQGDGMLQDPAPLPWREAELEYLRRALDLKGEGLI
- a CDS encoding thiolase family protein — translated: MRLNAIIAGVGMTRFMKYPDKGLKELGTEATRAAVADAGLELGDLEAAYVGNCAAGLITGQESIRGQVILGTIGIGKIPIINVENACASGSTALFQASAMVSTGLYDIVLALGVEKLTHPDKMRSFAAFAGAVDVDELNEMIASLSKAAESDTSGAGQNRSMFMDIYAMAARAHMKKYGTTKEQFAKVAAKSSFHGSLNPRAQFREALTVEQVLNDRLIVEPLTRSMCSPIGDGAAAAVVVSERKARQLGISKPVRISTMVMHSGWNHRDDEPDTVQLCAREAYEQAGVGPQDLNVVELHDASAPAEIIGYEQLGLCPKGEGGKLVESGATKLGGRIPVNTSGGLLRKGHPVGATGIAQIVELTEQLQGRSGQRQVEGAKLALAQNGGGKKGNDAAAMLVTILQR
- a CDS encoding AMP-binding protein, with protein sequence MRERNELILADLIEIRAEQRPDLDVLTFEHLSLDGGATPDEVRTFAALQANANRIAAGLIANGLRRGDRFGIMMRNHPEFVEAMVAASITGGVFVPIDPRTRGDKLAYMLGNSGCAGIICADYCLADIDAVRRRLPDLKWVLALESSEATAALSSFGGVEPLRQVLSKPAATIDVRVDSPDAPLQIMYTSGTTGDPKGIVGVNSRFCLAGMLGMLFNYQPDDRPYTGLSFTHGNAQSMTLMPSLSMGLRAVISQRFTKSKLWDVCRRYGCTTFSILGGMATAIYSEPAKPNDADNPVRVIISGGMPAVIWEAFEKRFNVKIMELYGAMDGGGMAYKPVGQGPVGSFGKPMPGLEMKILDADGNECPPGVVGEICCRPAGGGEATVEYFGDPEASKKKVRRGWNRSGDMGHGDADGWLFFDYRAGGGIRHNGDFINPSFVEKAIAEHPAVADVFVYGVPAASGAPGEKDVVAVVVPMTGAAFDPASVFAVCRAKLEANFVPTYLQVVDEIPKTASEKPLERLLVDQFDPNAANVFTPTHQ